The proteins below come from a single Eucalyptus grandis isolate ANBG69807.140 chromosome 3, ASM1654582v1, whole genome shotgun sequence genomic window:
- the LOC120291863 gene encoding 17.6 kDa class I heat shock protein 3-like has translation MEWHDHEASSFLYSDPFSPDESVESQKTATDYVIRLQLPQLRKDELKVEIIDGESLCISCNQSEVANNKIQMVLPKNVRASDSTAVMRGDALTITAPKQQWLQLWTRKRSGRMSVTISS, from the coding sequence ATGGAATGGCATGACCATGAAGCGAGCTCTTTCCTTTACAGCGATCCATTCTCTCCTGATGAGTCGGTCGAGAGCCAAAAGACTGCAACCGACTATGTCATTCGCCTACAGCTTCCACAACTGAGGAAGGACGAATTGAAGGTTGAGATCATTGATGGCGAGTCGCTTTGTATCTCATGCAACCAGAGCGAAGTGGCAAACAATAAGATCCAGATGGTCCTTCCTAAGAATGTTAGGGCAAGCGACTCTACTGCTGTCATGAGAGGAGATGCGCTCACTATCACAGCGCCCAAGCAACAATGGTTACAACTCTGGACCAGAAAGCGTAGCGGCAGGATGTCTGTCACGATCTCCAGTTGA
- the LOC104437463 gene encoding uncharacterized isomerase BH0283 isoform X2, producing MAKKLVHYVVVDAFTETAFKGNPAAVCFLEEDEEKDVEWLQAVAREFNISVTCFLTKVAASGTEDSSPRFRLRWFSPVTEVDLCGHATLAAAHTLFTSGMVHSNTIEFMTLSRILTAKRVPETKSSHILKVQDGDVPGVWIELDFPVVSIAEDDAERISCVSKVLNGTSIAEIKKTIVIPSGKEVEEFQPQFDEMQRCPGRGIIITGSAQPDSGFDFVSRFFYPKAGVNEDPVCGSAHCALAPYWSEKLGKKDLVAYAASPRGGVVKVHLDEQNQRVSLRGKAVTVMRGSLLV from the exons ATGGCAAAGAAGCTCGTGCACTACGTAGTG GTCGACGCATTCACCGAGACCGCGTTCAAGGGGAACCCTGCGGCGGTGTGCTTCCTGGAGGAGGATGAAGAGAAGGACGTGGAGTGGCTACAGGCAGTGGCCAGGGAGTTCAACATCTCCGTAACTTGCTTCCTGACTAAAGTAGCTGCCTCGGGGACGGAGGACTCGAGCCCGAGGTTCCGCCTCAGATGGTTCTCTCCCGTCACCGAG GTTGATCTCTGCGGTCATGCGACGCTAGCTGCTGCGCACACTCTCTTCACATCTGGCATGGTACATTCTAACACCATCGAGTTTATGACATTATCCAGAATTCTGACTGCCAAAAGGGTTCCCGAAACGAAGTCATCCCACATTTTGAAGGTTCAAGATGGTGATGTGCCCGGGGTATGGATTGAATTGGATTTTCCTGTAGTCTCGATCGCTGAAGATGATGCCGAGCGGATTTCATGTGTCTCCAAAGTTCTCAATGGCACTTCCATTGCTGAAATCAAGAAGACA ATTGTTATCCCGTCGgggaaagaagttgaagaatttCAGCCCCAGTTTGACGAGATGCAGAGATGTCCTGGGAGGGGTATTATCATCACAGGATCAGCTCAGCCAGACTCGGGATTCGATTTTGTCAGTCGATTCTTTTACCCAAAAGCTGGGGTGAATGAG GATCCTGTATGTGGCAGTGCACACTGTGCTTTGGCACCTTATTGGAGTGAAAAGCTGGGGAAAAAAGATCTCGTTGCCTATgct GCATCGCCCAGAGGTGGAGTAGTGAAGGTGCACTTGGACGAGCAGAACCAGAGAGTGTCATTGCGCGGGAAAGCTGTAACTGTAATGAGGGGCTCTCTTCTTGTTTGA